Proteins from a single region of Hordeum vulgare subsp. vulgare chromosome 6H, MorexV3_pseudomolecules_assembly, whole genome shotgun sequence:
- the LOC123402911 gene encoding dehydrin DHN3-like — translation MEYQGQQQHGQATNRVDEYGNPVAGHGVGTGMGEHGGVGTGMGAHGGVGTGAAAGGHFQPTRKEHKAGGILQRSGSSSSSSSEDDGMGGRRKKGIKDKIKEKLPGGHGDQQHAAGTYGQQGIGMAGTGGTYGQQGHTGMTGTGATGTMATGGTYGQPGHTGMTGTGTHGTDGTGEKKGIMDKIKEKLPGQH, via the exons ATGGAGTACCAGGGACAGCAGCAGCACGGCCAGGCGACCAACCGCGTCGATGAGTACGGTAACCCGGTTGCTGGACACGGCGTAGGCACCGGCATGGGCGAGCACGGCGGCGTCGGCACCGGGATGGGCGCGCACGGCGGCGTCGGCACCGGTGCGGCCGCTGGTGGGCATTTCCAGCCGACGAGGAAGGAGCACAAGGCCGGCGGGATCCTGCAGCGCTCCGGCAGCTCAAGCTCCAGCTCG TCTGAGGACGATGGCATgggcgggaggaggaagaagggtatCAAGGATAAGATCAAGGAGAAGCTCCCTGGTGGCCACGGTGACCAGCAGCACGCCGCCGGCACCTACGGACAGCAGGGTATTGGCATGGCCGGCACCGGCGGCACCTATGGGCAGCAGGGTCACACTGGGATGACCGGCACGGGGGCAACTGGCACCATGGCCACAGGCGGTACCTACGGTCAGCCGGGACACACCGGTATGACTGGTACTGGGACGCATGGCACCGACGGCACCGGCGAAAAGAAGGGCATCATGGACAAAATCAAGGAGAAGCTGCCCGGACAGCACTGA